The sequence GCCCGCATGTCGAAAGGCTGGAAGCGTCGTATGCTAGATATTTTGTGTGAATGTCTACCTTGGCGTTTTGTGCCAGTCAGAAGAAGCAGACGTTGATGTTGAAGAGGGGTGTGTTGCCCCTCATCACAGTGCTTCCAATGATTAAAATGGacctcttttttttgtcttttacccACAGTTGCTGATAAAATCAGCTACCTCATGGGCCTGAACTCCGCCGACCTGCTGAAAGCCCTCTGCTACCCCAGAGTGAAAGTCGGAAATGAGTTTGTGACCAAGGGTCAGACCGTCCAACAGGTAAACCTTTAACTTTGAAATCGAACCAAAAAGTCCACTGCTTTCCTGTAAAAGTCCAATAGAAGCAGAATGCTTGATTAAAATGCCCGGGCCTTTGCATTTGTTCAGGTCAACAACTCTGTGGGCGCCTTGGCCAAATCCGTCTATGAGAAAATGTTCTTGTGGATGGTGATCCGTATCAACCAGATGTTGGACACCAAGCAGGCAAGGCAGTTCTTCATCGGTGTGCTGGACATTGCTGGCTTTGAGATCTTTGATGTGAGTCATCCTCCACTGGACCCTTTACCCTCGACTTTGTCAATGTGATGTCGGGTTGCTCATCTGTGGTATGTTCTTATAATTAGTTCAACAGCTTGGAGCAGCTCTGCATCAACTTCACCAACGAGAAGTTGCAGcagttcttcaaccaccacatgTTCGTCCTGGAGCAGGAAGAGTACAAGAAGGAGGGCATCGACTGGGAGTTCATTGACTTCGGTATGGACTTGGCGGCCTGCATTGAGCTCATTGAGAAGGTAGGCCCATGGGACGACTTGTCTTCAGAATTCACCTTTCACTCTTCAGGGTTGCATTCCAATAAATTCCATTTATTCCACACCAGCCCATGGGTATCTTCTCCATCCTGGAAGAGGAGTGCATGTTCCCCAAGGCCACAGACACTTCCTTCAAGAACAAGCTGTATGACCAGCATCTGGGCAAGTCCAACAACTTCCAGAAGCCCAAGCCCGCCAAAGGCAAGGCTGAGGCCCACTTCTCCCTGGTCCACTATGCCGGCACTGTGGACTACAACATCTCTGGCTGGCTGGACAAGAACAAGGACCCCCTGAATGAAACCGTTGTGGGGCTCTACCAGAAGTCTTCTCTGAAACTGCTGTCTTTCCTGTATGCGGCCTTTGCCGCTGCTGAGGGAGGTGAGTGAATGTTACTTGAGAGTTGAGTTGTACGTCTCGCATTATTCCAGGATGGGCGAGACACTGAGGCAGTAACATACtgtacagcatatacagtatagcaaaattttatttcttacagAAATTGCAATTGAAAAACATGTCATTCTGTTTCCTTTCATTTAGAGGGTGGTGGCAAGAAGGGTGGCAAGAAGAAGGGTTCTTCTTTCCAGACTGTGTCTGCCCTCTTCAGGGTGCGTATCTTTGGCTATTtgacttttactttttaaacCCTTTATTCAGAAAACAAACCATTATAATAGAACACAACTTAATCAGATATACGATGGCAAGTATGCCAGTAGCACCATTAGAGCATTAAGAGTGCTTTTAAACCCAAGACTATTTcagaaatttgtaaatattttggcCAAAAATGGTTTAAGTGTAGGGCGTGCCCTAGCAATGCGGGCACTTGATGACCTTAGTATCAGTTTAGGCCATTTTGGACGAGATAAACATGGATGATGTTCACCTTCTAGTTGAAGTATGGTGTGTTTGGCACCTGTTGCCCTGGAGTATATTGAAGGAATTCCTGAATTCCATAACTTTTCTATAATTTTATTGGACTGGTCCATTTCCCATTGTTCCCTACTATCGTAATCATTAACTGTCGTCCATTTGTCTGCCTAAATCTTAACGCAGGCCAGAATATGCtggatgttattttatttagtataCCATAGTTCTTGGGGAAACAAGTTTTTAAATGTATCTACACGTATACTGAACAATGGACTGAGTAAGGACCCGGCAAACATCAGAACTTGTGATCAACTGATGGTGTTACCTTCACTCTACAGGAGAACTTGAACAAGCTGATGTCCAACTTGAGGAGCACCCATCCTCACTTTGTGCGTTGCTTGATTCCCAATGAAACCAAGACCCCAGGTAACTGAAGATTTCAACTGTTTCTATTCATCCCATGTAGCTAGCACAAGGAGATTCTTAGCCAGATACATTTACATTATTAAAGGAGATAATGGTCCAAGGGAGAATGCAAGTCTTCAAAGCAGCACAGGATTCAAAAATGAATTGTGGATTTGACACTTTGATAAATCCGAAAAGGCTGACCTAAAGTTTGTGTTCTTCTTCAGGTATCATGGAGAACCACCTGGTCATCCACCAGCTCAGGTGTAACGGTGTGCTGGAGGGCATCAGAATCTGCAGAAAGGGATTCCCCAGCAGAATCCTCTACGGTGACTTCAAGCAGaggttctcttcttcttcttcttcttaatacGTAGAGGGCAGAAGAGTAGGGTAGCAATTAGCTCTGCCATCTCACTGGACTTGGGTTCAATGTGGCATCAGTCATTGCCCTGCTTGTGAGTGGGCTCCATGCAAGATCAGTGGGCTGTTGAGATTACAGACTGCAGAGGTGCTTGTTTCTCCTTCAACCCTAAATTCAGTAAAttgactcattcattcattcattcattccgtCATTTTTTGAGTCCATCTATTCCAATACAGAGGCGCAAGAACTGATAATAATTATGTACGTTAAATAAACAGTCTGTGATGAATGGGCATCACATCTAGGGTTTGTTCTAACCTGGTGCCTTATAAATCTGACGGCCTCCAGCTCTCCTACAATACCATCATGAGGAAATTAGGATTAAGATGGGAGAAAAAGCATAGAAAACATAAACAGGTGCCGGGCAGAATAATTTACAACCCATcacactgaattggattaggcagcttttgaaaatggatggatggaaacacacATTATTTGTCTTCTCCATAGAGTGCCTTATGCTTCCATCTACTGTAGATAGAGCCTTTTGCTCTAGACCCCCGTTTTAGGACTTTTTATCTGCCTCTTacgtagcacctttcatatctactgtatttattatatggtgccttccacccatccattttcttaacccaatTTTCAAGGTCAGGCTCATGAGGAAGCTGAAGCAAATTCCAGCAGGCATTGGGCATAAgccaggaacaatccttggacagggtgccagtccactgtagAGTgcagtgccttttacatctgtctgtatgtctatgtGTTAAattgtgatctatctatctatctatctatctatctatctatctatctatctatctatctatctatctatctgatgtgGTGCTTTTCACTCTTCTATCCAATATGGCATCTTTTAAATCTAGTGATCTTTTACGGCACCCTCTCATAcgtatctatatattatatagtgctttttcatGTCTGCTGTATCTACATGCACTTGATTGATATTCCCAGATACAAAGTGCTGAATGCCAGCGCCATCCCCGAGGGGCAGTTCATTGACAGCAAGAAGGCTTCAGAGAAGCTCTTGGGCTCCATTGATGTTGACCACACTCAGTACAAATTTGGACACACCAAGGTGAGCGCCCATTTGTGGTCACTGCTTGTCATTACCCCCGTTTATTGACTACCTCTTGATGGCCAGGGTTGACTGAATACTTCTTTGCCCTTTGTGTATTCTCCATAGGTGTTCTTCAAAGCCGGTCTGCTGGGTACCCTGGAGGAGATGCGAGATGAAAAACTGGCCCTTCTGATCACCCGCACTCAGGCAGTCTGCAGAGGCTACGTCATGAGGAAGGAGTTTGTGAAGATGATGGAGAGGAGGTGAATGACTTTACTCAAATTGCCTTATTTTTGAAGCAAGGAGGACTCCCAGATTTCCTAAAACCCACCTaacaaatgttatgttatatggcATCTTTTAATAACAAACTTCATCCCAAGATAATTAACAAAGACTGATTCGGTGTATActtgtttaaattttaacatgtGGCCCGCAGGCAGGTTATGTGGTCCATTATGTCATGTCGGAGATGCTGCAAGGTGGCACACCCTTCTAAAATCAGATCATGTCTCCTTTCATCCTCTATACAGAGAAGCAATTTTCTCCATCCAGTACAACATCCGCTCCTTCATGAATGTCAAGCACTGGCCATGGATGAAGCTCTACTTCAAGATCAAGCCTCTCCTGAAGAGTGCAGAGGCAGAAAAGGAGATGGCCAACATGAAGGAGGAGTTCATCAAATGCAAGGAAGACCTGGCCAAGGCCGAGGCCAAGAGGAAGGAGCTTGAGGAGAAGATGGTGTCTCTCCTCCAGGAGAAAAACGACCTGCAGCTGCAAGTCCAGTCTGTAAGTGGACATTGAAGGTCATGAAACTTGTTTATCATAGGAAACAGACCAGTCCCATTCCACTTGTATTGTTAATCTTTAGTTTTCCACACATTCCCTTGGTTTTTGGGCTCAATAGAGCAATAATAACCGTAATAGTCATTGGAATTCAAATTTTATGTTCCTTTCCTTTGATGTTCTATTCGTTTGAAATTATTGCTTTACAGGAAACCGAAGGCCTTGCAGATGCAGAGGAAAGATGTGAAGGTCTCATTAAGAACAAGATCCAACTGGAGGCCAAGCTGAAGGAGGTCAATGAAAGGCTGGAGGATGAGGAGGAAATGAACGCCGAGCTGACAGCCAAGAAGAGGAAGCTGGAGGATGAGTGCTCAGAACTCAAGAAGGACATTGATGACCTGGAGCTCACCTTGGccaaagtggagaaggagaaacaTGCCACTGAGAACAAGGTCCCTCAGCCATTTCTTTGTgtccacagctctggtcagcatGGAGCTGGGCAAATACTCACCCTTCTGTTCCATCTCTTTACCACAGGTGAAGAACCTCACTGAGGAAATGGCGACTCAGGATGAGAACATCGCCAAGCTGAGCAAGGAAAAGAAAGCCCTCCAAGAGGCTCACCAGCAGACCCTGGATGACCTGCAGGCTGAGGAGGACAAAGTCAACACCCTGACCAAAGCCAAGACTAAGCTGGAACAACAAGTGGACGATGTAAGATTAAAAACATCGGTGGAAGGTGCTTCATGATGTGCTGAAGAATATCAAAGGGTCAGACACTCCTCATTTGTCCCTTGTGTTTCCCACAGCTTGAGGGTTCACTGGAGCAGGAGAAGAAACTGCGCATGGACCTGGAGAGAGCCAAGAGAAAGCTGGAAGGTGACCTGAAGCTGTCCCAGGAATCGGTCATGGATCTGGAGAATGATAAACAGCAGTCAGATGAGAAGCTCAAGAAGTAAGATGGTGCACCTTCACAAGGTACCTGAGATAAGGAGGTAGCAAGTGTGCTAACTAATCATCTAAATGTTTGATCTGCAGGAAAGACTTTGAAATAAGCCAATACCTCAGCAAGATTGAGGATGAGCAAGCTTTGGGCGCCCAACTGCAGAAGAAGATCAAGGAATTGCAGGTAACGGAAAACATAAGATCTGGGCTTAGCCAGCTATGTTAGATCTTTGTGTTCAACCATCATTTGAGTATGGAGTCCATCTGTCTGTAGGCCCGTATTGAGGAGCTGGAGGAAGAAATTGAAGCTGAACGTGCAGCCAGGGCAAAGATTGAGAAGCAGAGAGCCGACCTGTCCAGGGAGCTGGAGGAGATCAGCGAGAGGCTGGAAGAAGCCGGCGGTGCCACCTCTGCTCAGATTGAGATGAACAAGAAGAGGGAGGCCGAATTCCAGAAACTTCGTCGTGACCTTGAGGAGTCCACCCTGCAGCATGAGGCCACAGCCGCCGCCCTGCGCAAGAAGCACGCCGACAGTGTGGCCGAGCTTGGGGAGCAGATCGACAACCTCCAGCGTGTGAAACAGAAGCTGGAGAAGGAGAAGAGCGAATACAAGATGGAGATCGATGACCTGTCCAGCAACATGGAATCGGTGGCAAAGGCAAAGGTAcaaaacactgatttttttttttaatactacacCATTGATGTTGTAATGCAACAAGATGTTACATCTTTGACTTGTTTGTGTCTTCCTGAAAGGCAAATCTGGAGAAGATGTGCCGCACTCTGGAGGACCAACTTAGTGAAATCAAGACAAAGAGTGATGAAGGCATTCGACAGATCAACGACCTGAGCACCCAGAAGGCCCGCCTGCAGACAGAGAACGGTACGCCTTGACCCAGTAATGTACAATATCCCAGCTGAACAAAGAGTGAGCGATGTTGTAAAATCGCATGGTCTACTTGTTTGTAGGAGAGTTCGCCCGCCAACTCGAGGAGAAGGAATCTTTGGTTTCTCAGCTGACCAGAGGCAAACAGGCTTTCACTCAGCAGACTGAGGAGCTGAAGAGGCAAATGGAAGAAGAAACAAAGGTAACTTCTTCCTCATTCAATGACTTGAGCAGGTCAATGCAGATGATTAGGATGCAGAATGCGTGCGCTGGTACAGTTTGAGACAATCTCCTGTGTTATTTTAAAGGCCAAGAACGCTCTGGCTCATGCCTTGCAATCCGCTCGCCATGACTGCGACCTTCTCCGTGAGCAATTTGAGGAGGAGCAGGAGGCCAAGGCCGAGCTGCAGCGCTCCATGTCCAAGGCCAACAGCGAGGTGGCTCAGTGGAGAACCAAATACGAGACTGACGCCATCCAGAGAacagaggagctggaggaagCCAAGTAAGTGGAACCTTCTAC comes from Polypterus senegalus isolate Bchr_013 chromosome 17, ASM1683550v1, whole genome shotgun sequence and encodes:
- the LOC120517969 gene encoding myosin heavy chain, fast skeletal muscle-like, with translation MSTDAEMAVYGPAAIYLRKPEKERIEAQNKPFDAKSAVYVSDPKELYVKGTLQSKEGGKATVKTEKGETVTVKEDDVHPMNPPKFDKIEDMAMMTHLNEPAVLFNLKERYAAWMIYTYSGLFCATVNPYKWLPVYNAEVVAAYRGKKRMEAPPHIFSVSDNAYQNMLTDRENQSVLITGESGAGKTVNTKRVIQYFATIACVGDKKKEAPAAGKMQGTLEDQIISANPLLEAFGNAKTVRNDNSSRFGKFIRIHFGQTGKLASADIETYLLEKSRVTFQLSAERSYHIFYQIMTNQKPELIETLLITTNPYDFPMISQGEITVPSINDNEELMATDTAIDILGFTSDEKMGIYKLTGAVMHHGNLKFKQKQREEQAEPDGTEVADKISYLMGLNSADLLKALCYPRVKVGNEFVTKGQTVQQVNNSVGALAKSVYEKMFLWMVIRINQMLDTKQARQFFIGVLDIAGFEIFDFNSLEQLCINFTNEKLQQFFNHHMFVLEQEEYKKEGIDWEFIDFGMDLAACIELIEKPMGIFSILEEECMFPKATDTSFKNKLYDQHLGKSNNFQKPKPAKGKAEAHFSLVHYAGTVDYNISGWLDKNKDPLNETVVGLYQKSSLKLLSFLYAAFAAAEGEGGGKKGGKKKGSSFQTVSALFRENLNKLMSNLRSTHPHFVRCLIPNETKTPGIMENHLVIHQLRCNGVLEGIRICRKGFPSRILYGDFKQRYKVLNASAIPEGQFIDSKKASEKLLGSIDVDHTQYKFGHTKVFFKAGLLGTLEEMRDEKLALLITRTQAVCRGYVMRKEFVKMMERREAIFSIQYNIRSFMNVKHWPWMKLYFKIKPLLKSAEAEKEMANMKEEFIKCKEDLAKAEAKRKELEEKMVSLLQEKNDLQLQVQSETEGLADAEERCEGLIKNKIQLEAKLKEVNERLEDEEEMNAELTAKKRKLEDECSELKKDIDDLELTLAKVEKEKHATENKVKNLTEEMATQDENIAKLSKEKKALQEAHQQTLDDLQAEEDKVNTLTKAKTKLEQQVDDLEGSLEQEKKLRMDLERAKRKLEGDLKLSQESVMDLENDKQQSDEKLKKKDFEISQYLSKIEDEQALGAQLQKKIKELQARIEELEEEIEAERAARAKIEKQRADLSRELEEISERLEEAGGATSAQIEMNKKREAEFQKLRRDLEESTLQHEATAAALRKKHADSVAELGEQIDNLQRVKQKLEKEKSEYKMEIDDLSSNMESVAKAKANLEKMCRTLEDQLSEIKTKSDEGIRQINDLSTQKARLQTENGEFARQLEEKESLVSQLTRGKQAFTQQTEELKRQMEEETKAKNALAHALQSARHDCDLLREQFEEEQEAKAELQRSMSKANSEVAQWRTKYETDAIQRTEELEEAKKKLAQRLQEAEEHIEAVNSKCASLEKTKQRLQGEVEDLMIDVERANAQAAALDKKQRNFDKVLAEWKQKFEEGQAELEGAQKEARSLSTELFKMKNSYEESLDHLETMKRENKNLQQEISDLTEQISEGGKTVHELEKAKKQTETEKSEIQTALEEAEASLEHEESKILRIQLELNQVKSEVDRKIAEKDEEIEQLKRNNLRSLESLQSTLDSEIRSRNDALRVKKKMEGDLNEMEIQLSHANRQASEAQKQLRNVQGQLKDAQLHLDDAVRGSEDMKEQVAMVERRNNLMQAEIEELRAALEQTERGRKVAEQELIDASERVQLLHTQNTTLISTKKKLESDISQLQGEVDDTIQEARNAEEKAKKSITDAAMMAEELKKEQDTSAHLERMKKNLEQTVKDLQHRLDEAEQLAMKGGKKQLQKLESRVRELENELEAEQRRGVDAIKGVRKYERRVKELSYQSEEDKKNILRLQDLVDKLQLKVKAYKRQAEEAEEQANLHLSKFRKVQHELEESEERADIAESQVNKIRAKSREIGSKGKEAEE